In Canis lupus dingo isolate Sandy chromosome 27, ASM325472v2, whole genome shotgun sequence, one genomic interval encodes:
- the LOC112665388 gene encoding uncharacterized protein LOC112665388 isoform X10, whose product MLELIVPQTHVPLRTHHGQHRAVLRCLSALEPLHTKQGLQWNLRKILTSRCAGSLTIMVFCRKRSCLAPAPMRQSKKCQETWRADKQVKMLCKWDTYQHSKKMHGSIYKGVPLQVRGQVKSCLLDTEKDIWNIWTSGTSQIMKRRRIRGYHKRVQRGMPSYKGEAQGGAAALGLDG is encoded by the exons ATGCTggag CTTATCGTACCCCAAACTCACGTGCCACTAAGAACGCACCATGGACAGCACCGGGCTGTCTTGCGATGCCTGTCTGCACTGGAGCCCCT GCACACCAAGCAGGGTCTCCAATGGAACCTCAGGAAGATACTGACCTCTCGCTGTGCAGGGTCACTGACCATCATGGTTTTCTGCA GGAAAAGGAgctgcctggccccagcccccatGAGGCAAAG CAAAAAATGCCAGGAGACCTGGAGAGCAGACAAGCAGGTGAAGATGCTGTGCAAATGGGACACATACCAGCACAGCAAGAAG ATGCATGGAAGCATCTACAAAGGGGTCCCTCTGCAGGTGCGAGGTCAGGTTAAGTCCTGCCTGCTGGACACTGAGAAG GACATCTGGAACATCTGGACATCTGGAACAAGCCAGATCATGAAGAGGAGAAGAATCAGGGGCTACCACAAGCGGGTGCAGAGGGGAATGCCTAGCTACAAAGGGGAGGCTCAGGGTGGAGCAGCTGCTCTGGGGCTGGATGGGTAA
- the LOC112665388 gene encoding uncharacterized protein LOC112665388 isoform X4, protein MVEVLWTTTCPGWGLRPWWGEALLASLCEPNRKGLRRSGHVKSRGAWAVGRGHYWETGARQHRRGWTRIHMDQMRVRRLIVPQTHVPLRTHHGQHRAVLRCLSALEPLHTKQGLQWNLRKILTSRCAGSLTIMVFCRKRSCLAPAPMRQSKKCQETWRADKQVKMLCKWDTYQHSKKDIWNIWTSGTSQIMKRRRIRGYHKRVQRGMPSYKGEAQGGAAALGLDG, encoded by the exons ATGGTAGAAGTGCTCTGGACTACCACGTGCCCAGGCTGGGGTCTGAGGCCATGGTGGGGGGAGGCGCTCCTGGCATCGCTTTGTGAGCCGAACCGCAAAGGGTTACGTAGATCTGGCCACGTGAAGAGCAGAGGGGCGTGGGCCGTGGGTAGGGGACACTACTGGGAGACGGGGGCCAGGCAACACAGACGAGGCTGGACAAGGATACACATGGACCAAATGAGGGTCAGAAGG CTTATCGTACCCCAAACTCACGTGCCACTAAGAACGCACCATGGACAGCACCGGGCTGTCTTGCGATGCCTGTCTGCACTGGAGCCCCT GCACACCAAGCAGGGTCTCCAATGGAACCTCAGGAAGATACTGACCTCTCGCTGTGCAGGGTCACTGACCATCATGGTTTTCTGCA GGAAAAGGAgctgcctggccccagcccccatGAGGCAAAG CAAAAAATGCCAGGAGACCTGGAGAGCAGACAAGCAGGTGAAGATGCTGTGCAAATGGGACACATACCAGCACAGCAAGAAG GACATCTGGAACATCTGGACATCTGGAACAAGCCAGATCATGAAGAGGAGAAGAATCAGGGGCTACCACAAGCGGGTGCAGAGGGGAATGCCTAGCTACAAAGGGGAGGCTCAGGGTGGAGCAGCTGCTCTGGGGCTGGATGGGTAA
- the LOC112665388 gene encoding ubiquitin carboxyl-terminal hydrolase 6-like isoform X11, protein MLELIVPQTHVPLRTHHGQHRAVLRCLSALEPLYAHQAGSPMEPQEDTDLSLCRVTDHHGFLHKKCQETWRADKQVKMLCKWDTYQHSKKMHGSIYKGVPLQVRGQVKSCLLDTEKDIWNIWTSGTSQIMKRRRIRGYHKRVQRGMPSYKGEAQGGAAALGLDG, encoded by the exons ATGCTggag CTTATCGTACCCCAAACTCACGTGCCACTAAGAACGCACCATGGACAGCACCGGGCTGTCTTGCGATGCCTGTCTGCACTGGAGCCCCTGTAT GCACACCAAGCAGGGTCTCCAATGGAACCTCAGGAAGATACTGACCTCTCGCTGTGCAGGGTCACTGACCATCATGGTTTTCTGCA CAAAAAATGCCAGGAGACCTGGAGAGCAGACAAGCAGGTGAAGATGCTGTGCAAATGGGACACATACCAGCACAGCAAGAAG ATGCATGGAAGCATCTACAAAGGGGTCCCTCTGCAGGTGCGAGGTCAGGTTAAGTCCTGCCTGCTGGACACTGAGAAG GACATCTGGAACATCTGGACATCTGGAACAAGCCAGATCATGAAGAGGAGAAGAATCAGGGGCTACCACAAGCGGGTGCAGAGGGGAATGCCTAGCTACAAAGGGGAGGCTCAGGGTGGAGCAGCTGCTCTGGGGCTGGATGGGTAA
- the LOC112665388 gene encoding uncharacterized protein LOC112665388 isoform X1: protein MVEVLWTTTCPGWGLRPWWGEALLASLCEPNRKGLRRSGHVKSRGAWAVGRGHYWETGARQHRRGWTRIHMDQMRVRRLIVPQTHVPLRTHHGQHRAVLRCLSALEPLHTKQGLQWNLRKILTSRCAGSLTIMVFCRKRSCLAPAPMRQSKKCQETWRADKQVKMLCKWDTYQHSKKMHGSIYKGVPLQVRGQVKSCLLDTEKDIWNIWTSGTSQIMKRRRIRGYHKRVQRGMPSYKGEAQGGAAALGLDG, encoded by the exons ATGGTAGAAGTGCTCTGGACTACCACGTGCCCAGGCTGGGGTCTGAGGCCATGGTGGGGGGAGGCGCTCCTGGCATCGCTTTGTGAGCCGAACCGCAAAGGGTTACGTAGATCTGGCCACGTGAAGAGCAGAGGGGCGTGGGCCGTGGGTAGGGGACACTACTGGGAGACGGGGGCCAGGCAACACAGACGAGGCTGGACAAGGATACACATGGACCAAATGAGGGTCAGAAGG CTTATCGTACCCCAAACTCACGTGCCACTAAGAACGCACCATGGACAGCACCGGGCTGTCTTGCGATGCCTGTCTGCACTGGAGCCCCT GCACACCAAGCAGGGTCTCCAATGGAACCTCAGGAAGATACTGACCTCTCGCTGTGCAGGGTCACTGACCATCATGGTTTTCTGCA GGAAAAGGAgctgcctggccccagcccccatGAGGCAAAG CAAAAAATGCCAGGAGACCTGGAGAGCAGACAAGCAGGTGAAGATGCTGTGCAAATGGGACACATACCAGCACAGCAAGAAG ATGCATGGAAGCATCTACAAAGGGGTCCCTCTGCAGGTGCGAGGTCAGGTTAAGTCCTGCCTGCTGGACACTGAGAAG GACATCTGGAACATCTGGACATCTGGAACAAGCCAGATCATGAAGAGGAGAAGAATCAGGGGCTACCACAAGCGGGTGCAGAGGGGAATGCCTAGCTACAAAGGGGAGGCTCAGGGTGGAGCAGCTGCTCTGGGGCTGGATGGGTAA
- the LOC112665388 gene encoding uncharacterized protein LOC112665388 isoform X12 has protein sequence MDSTGLSCDACLHWSPCMHTKQGLQWNLRKILTSRCAGSLTIMVFCRKRSCLAPAPMRQSKKCQETWRADKQVKMLCKWDTYQHSKKMHGSIYKGVPLQVRGQVKSCLLDTEKDIWNIWTSGTSQIMKRRRIRGYHKRVQRGMPSYKGEAQGGAAALGLDG, from the exons ATGGACAGCACCGGGCTGTCTTGCGATGCCTGTCTGCACTGGAGCCCCTGTAT GCACACCAAGCAGGGTCTCCAATGGAACCTCAGGAAGATACTGACCTCTCGCTGTGCAGGGTCACTGACCATCATGGTTTTCTGCA GGAAAAGGAgctgcctggccccagcccccatGAGGCAAAG CAAAAAATGCCAGGAGACCTGGAGAGCAGACAAGCAGGTGAAGATGCTGTGCAAATGGGACACATACCAGCACAGCAAGAAG ATGCATGGAAGCATCTACAAAGGGGTCCCTCTGCAGGTGCGAGGTCAGGTTAAGTCCTGCCTGCTGGACACTGAGAAG GACATCTGGAACATCTGGACATCTGGAACAAGCCAGATCATGAAGAGGAGAAGAATCAGGGGCTACCACAAGCGGGTGCAGAGGGGAATGCCTAGCTACAAAGGGGAGGCTCAGGGTGGAGCAGCTGCTCTGGGGCTGGATGGGTAA
- the LOC112665388 gene encoding uncharacterized protein LOC112665388 isoform X6, with translation MVEVLWTTTCPGWGLRPWWGEALLASLCEPNRKGLRRSGHVKSRGAWAVGRGHYWETGARQHRRGWTRIHMDQMRVRRLIVPQTHVPLRTHHGQHRAVLRCLSALEPLYAHQAGSPMEPQEDTDLSLCRVTDHHGFLHKKCQETWRADKQVKMLCKWDTYQHSKKDIWNIWTSGTSQIMKRRRIRGYHKRVQRGMPSYKGEAQGGAAALGLDG, from the exons ATGGTAGAAGTGCTCTGGACTACCACGTGCCCAGGCTGGGGTCTGAGGCCATGGTGGGGGGAGGCGCTCCTGGCATCGCTTTGTGAGCCGAACCGCAAAGGGTTACGTAGATCTGGCCACGTGAAGAGCAGAGGGGCGTGGGCCGTGGGTAGGGGACACTACTGGGAGACGGGGGCCAGGCAACACAGACGAGGCTGGACAAGGATACACATGGACCAAATGAGGGTCAGAAGG CTTATCGTACCCCAAACTCACGTGCCACTAAGAACGCACCATGGACAGCACCGGGCTGTCTTGCGATGCCTGTCTGCACTGGAGCCCCTGTAT GCACACCAAGCAGGGTCTCCAATGGAACCTCAGGAAGATACTGACCTCTCGCTGTGCAGGGTCACTGACCATCATGGTTTTCTGCA CAAAAAATGCCAGGAGACCTGGAGAGCAGACAAGCAGGTGAAGATGCTGTGCAAATGGGACACATACCAGCACAGCAAGAAG GACATCTGGAACATCTGGACATCTGGAACAAGCCAGATCATGAAGAGGAGAAGAATCAGGGGCTACCACAAGCGGGTGCAGAGGGGAATGCCTAGCTACAAAGGGGAGGCTCAGGGTGGAGCAGCTGCTCTGGGGCTGGATGGGTAA
- the LOC112665388 gene encoding uncharacterized protein LOC112665388 isoform X3: protein MVEVLWTTTCPGWGLRPWWGEALLASLCEPNRKGLRRSGHVKSRGAWAVGRGHYWETGARQHRRGWTRIHMDQMRVRRLIVPQTHVPLRTHHGQHRAVLRCLSALEPLHTKQGLQWNLRKILTSRCAGSLTIMVFCRKRSCLAPAPMRQSKKCQETWRADKQMHGSIYKGVPLQVRGQVKSCLLDTEKDIWNIWTSGTSQIMKRRRIRGYHKRVQRGMPSYKGEAQGGAAALGLDG, encoded by the exons ATGGTAGAAGTGCTCTGGACTACCACGTGCCCAGGCTGGGGTCTGAGGCCATGGTGGGGGGAGGCGCTCCTGGCATCGCTTTGTGAGCCGAACCGCAAAGGGTTACGTAGATCTGGCCACGTGAAGAGCAGAGGGGCGTGGGCCGTGGGTAGGGGACACTACTGGGAGACGGGGGCCAGGCAACACAGACGAGGCTGGACAAGGATACACATGGACCAAATGAGGGTCAGAAGG CTTATCGTACCCCAAACTCACGTGCCACTAAGAACGCACCATGGACAGCACCGGGCTGTCTTGCGATGCCTGTCTGCACTGGAGCCCCT GCACACCAAGCAGGGTCTCCAATGGAACCTCAGGAAGATACTGACCTCTCGCTGTGCAGGGTCACTGACCATCATGGTTTTCTGCA GGAAAAGGAgctgcctggccccagcccccatGAGGCAAAG CAAAAAATGCCAGGAGACCTGGAGAGCAGACAAGCAG ATGCATGGAAGCATCTACAAAGGGGTCCCTCTGCAGGTGCGAGGTCAGGTTAAGTCCTGCCTGCTGGACACTGAGAAG GACATCTGGAACATCTGGACATCTGGAACAAGCCAGATCATGAAGAGGAGAAGAATCAGGGGCTACCACAAGCGGGTGCAGAGGGGAATGCCTAGCTACAAAGGGGAGGCTCAGGGTGGAGCAGCTGCTCTGGGGCTGGATGGGTAA
- the LOC112665388 gene encoding uncharacterized protein LOC112665388 isoform X5 has translation MVEVLWTTTCPGWGLRPWWGEALLASLCEPNRKGLRRSGHVKSRGAWAVGRGHYWETGARQHRRGWTRIHMDQMRVRRLIVPQTHVPLRTHHGQHRAVLRCLSALEPLYAHQAGSPMEPQEDTDLSLCRVTDHHGFLHKKCQETWRADKQMHGSIYKGVPLQVRGQVKSCLLDTEKDIWNIWTSGTSQIMKRRRIRGYHKRVQRGMPSYKGEAQGGAAALGLDG, from the exons ATGGTAGAAGTGCTCTGGACTACCACGTGCCCAGGCTGGGGTCTGAGGCCATGGTGGGGGGAGGCGCTCCTGGCATCGCTTTGTGAGCCGAACCGCAAAGGGTTACGTAGATCTGGCCACGTGAAGAGCAGAGGGGCGTGGGCCGTGGGTAGGGGACACTACTGGGAGACGGGGGCCAGGCAACACAGACGAGGCTGGACAAGGATACACATGGACCAAATGAGGGTCAGAAGG CTTATCGTACCCCAAACTCACGTGCCACTAAGAACGCACCATGGACAGCACCGGGCTGTCTTGCGATGCCTGTCTGCACTGGAGCCCCTGTAT GCACACCAAGCAGGGTCTCCAATGGAACCTCAGGAAGATACTGACCTCTCGCTGTGCAGGGTCACTGACCATCATGGTTTTCTGCA CAAAAAATGCCAGGAGACCTGGAGAGCAGACAAGCAG ATGCATGGAAGCATCTACAAAGGGGTCCCTCTGCAGGTGCGAGGTCAGGTTAAGTCCTGCCTGCTGGACACTGAGAAG GACATCTGGAACATCTGGACATCTGGAACAAGCCAGATCATGAAGAGGAGAAGAATCAGGGGCTACCACAAGCGGGTGCAGAGGGGAATGCCTAGCTACAAAGGGGAGGCTCAGGGTGGAGCAGCTGCTCTGGGGCTGGATGGGTAA
- the LOC112665388 gene encoding uncharacterized protein LOC112665388 isoform X2, with protein MVEVLWTTTCPGWGLRPWWGEALLASLCEPNRKGLRRSGHVKSRGAWAVGRGHYWETGARQHRRGWTRIHMDQMRVRRLIVPQTHVPLRTHHGQHRAVLRCLSALEPLYAHQAGSPMEPQEDTDLSLCRVTDHHGFLHKKCQETWRADKQVKMLCKWDTYQHSKKMHGSIYKGVPLQVRGQVKSCLLDTEKDIWNIWTSGTSQIMKRRRIRGYHKRVQRGMPSYKGEAQGGAAALGLDG; from the exons ATGGTAGAAGTGCTCTGGACTACCACGTGCCCAGGCTGGGGTCTGAGGCCATGGTGGGGGGAGGCGCTCCTGGCATCGCTTTGTGAGCCGAACCGCAAAGGGTTACGTAGATCTGGCCACGTGAAGAGCAGAGGGGCGTGGGCCGTGGGTAGGGGACACTACTGGGAGACGGGGGCCAGGCAACACAGACGAGGCTGGACAAGGATACACATGGACCAAATGAGGGTCAGAAGG CTTATCGTACCCCAAACTCACGTGCCACTAAGAACGCACCATGGACAGCACCGGGCTGTCTTGCGATGCCTGTCTGCACTGGAGCCCCTGTAT GCACACCAAGCAGGGTCTCCAATGGAACCTCAGGAAGATACTGACCTCTCGCTGTGCAGGGTCACTGACCATCATGGTTTTCTGCA CAAAAAATGCCAGGAGACCTGGAGAGCAGACAAGCAGGTGAAGATGCTGTGCAAATGGGACACATACCAGCACAGCAAGAAG ATGCATGGAAGCATCTACAAAGGGGTCCCTCTGCAGGTGCGAGGTCAGGTTAAGTCCTGCCTGCTGGACACTGAGAAG GACATCTGGAACATCTGGACATCTGGAACAAGCCAGATCATGAAGAGGAGAAGAATCAGGGGCTACCACAAGCGGGTGCAGAGGGGAATGCCTAGCTACAAAGGGGAGGCTCAGGGTGGAGCAGCTGCTCTGGGGCTGGATGGGTAA
- the LOC112665388 gene encoding uncharacterized protein LOC112665388 isoform X13, whose product MLEAHQAGSPMEPQEDTDLSLCRVTDHHGFLQEKELPGPSPHEAKQKMPGDLESRQAGEDAVQMGHIPAQQEGHLEHLDIWNKPDHEEEKNQGLPQAGAEGNA is encoded by the exons ATGCTggag GCACACCAAGCAGGGTCTCCAATGGAACCTCAGGAAGATACTGACCTCTCGCTGTGCAGGGTCACTGACCATCATGGTTTTCTGCA GGAAAAGGAgctgcctggccccagcccccatGAGGCAAAG CAAAAAATGCCAGGAGACCTGGAGAGCAGACAAGCAGGTGAAGATGCTGTGCAAATGGGACACATACCAGCACAGCAAGAAG GACATCTGGAACATCTGGACATCTGGAACAAGCCAGATCATGAAGAGGAGAAGAATCAGGGGCTACCACAAGCGGGTGCAGAGGGGAATGCCTAG
- the LOC112665388 gene encoding uncharacterized protein LOC112665388 isoform X7 — protein MVEVLWTTTCPGWGLRPWWGEALLASLCEPNRKGLRRSGHVKSRGAWAVGRGHYWETGARQHRRGWTRIHMDQMRVRRLIVPQTHVPLRTHHGQHRAVLRCLSALEPLYAHQAGSPMEPQEDTDLSLCRVTDHHGFLQEKELPGPSPHEAKQKMPGDLESRQAGEDAVQMGHIPAQQEGHLEHLDIWNKPDHEEEKNQGLPQAGAEGNA, from the exons ATGGTAGAAGTGCTCTGGACTACCACGTGCCCAGGCTGGGGTCTGAGGCCATGGTGGGGGGAGGCGCTCCTGGCATCGCTTTGTGAGCCGAACCGCAAAGGGTTACGTAGATCTGGCCACGTGAAGAGCAGAGGGGCGTGGGCCGTGGGTAGGGGACACTACTGGGAGACGGGGGCCAGGCAACACAGACGAGGCTGGACAAGGATACACATGGACCAAATGAGGGTCAGAAGG CTTATCGTACCCCAAACTCACGTGCCACTAAGAACGCACCATGGACAGCACCGGGCTGTCTTGCGATGCCTGTCTGCACTGGAGCCCCTGTAT GCACACCAAGCAGGGTCTCCAATGGAACCTCAGGAAGATACTGACCTCTCGCTGTGCAGGGTCACTGACCATCATGGTTTTCTGCA GGAAAAGGAgctgcctggccccagcccccatGAGGCAAAG CAAAAAATGCCAGGAGACCTGGAGAGCAGACAAGCAGGTGAAGATGCTGTGCAAATGGGACACATACCAGCACAGCAAGAAG GACATCTGGAACATCTGGACATCTGGAACAAGCCAGATCATGAAGAGGAGAAGAATCAGGGGCTACCACAAGCGGGTGCAGAGGGGAATGCCTAG
- the LOC112665388 gene encoding uncharacterized protein LOC112665388 isoform X8, with protein MVEVLWTTTCPGWGLRPWWGEALLASLCEPNRKGLRRSGHVKSRGAWAVGRGHYWETGARQHRRGWTRIHMDQMRVRRLIVPQTHVPLRTHHGQHRAVLRCLSALEPLYAHQAGSPMEPQEDTDLSLCRVTDHHGFLQEKELPGPSPHEAKQKMPGDLESRQAGEDAVQMGHIPAQQEDAWKHLQRGPSAGARSG; from the exons ATGGTAGAAGTGCTCTGGACTACCACGTGCCCAGGCTGGGGTCTGAGGCCATGGTGGGGGGAGGCGCTCCTGGCATCGCTTTGTGAGCCGAACCGCAAAGGGTTACGTAGATCTGGCCACGTGAAGAGCAGAGGGGCGTGGGCCGTGGGTAGGGGACACTACTGGGAGACGGGGGCCAGGCAACACAGACGAGGCTGGACAAGGATACACATGGACCAAATGAGGGTCAGAAGG CTTATCGTACCCCAAACTCACGTGCCACTAAGAACGCACCATGGACAGCACCGGGCTGTCTTGCGATGCCTGTCTGCACTGGAGCCCCTGTAT GCACACCAAGCAGGGTCTCCAATGGAACCTCAGGAAGATACTGACCTCTCGCTGTGCAGGGTCACTGACCATCATGGTTTTCTGCA GGAAAAGGAgctgcctggccccagcccccatGAGGCAAAG CAAAAAATGCCAGGAGACCTGGAGAGCAGACAAGCAGGTGAAGATGCTGTGCAAATGGGACACATACCAGCACAGCAAGAAG ATGCATGGAAGCATCTACAAAGGGGTCCCTCTGCAGGTGCGAGGTCAGGTTAA
- the LOC112665388 gene encoding uncharacterized protein LOC112665388 isoform X9 produces MVEVLWTTTCPGWGLRPWWGEALLASLCEPNRKGLRRSGHVKSRGAWAVGRGHYWETGARQHRRGWTRIHMDQMRVRRLIVPQTHVPLRTHHGQHRAVLRCLSALEPLYAHQAGSPMEPQEDTDLSLCRVTDHHGFLQEKELPGPSPHEAKQKMPGDLESRQADAWKHLQRGPSAGARSG; encoded by the exons ATGGTAGAAGTGCTCTGGACTACCACGTGCCCAGGCTGGGGTCTGAGGCCATGGTGGGGGGAGGCGCTCCTGGCATCGCTTTGTGAGCCGAACCGCAAAGGGTTACGTAGATCTGGCCACGTGAAGAGCAGAGGGGCGTGGGCCGTGGGTAGGGGACACTACTGGGAGACGGGGGCCAGGCAACACAGACGAGGCTGGACAAGGATACACATGGACCAAATGAGGGTCAGAAGG CTTATCGTACCCCAAACTCACGTGCCACTAAGAACGCACCATGGACAGCACCGGGCTGTCTTGCGATGCCTGTCTGCACTGGAGCCCCTGTAT GCACACCAAGCAGGGTCTCCAATGGAACCTCAGGAAGATACTGACCTCTCGCTGTGCAGGGTCACTGACCATCATGGTTTTCTGCA GGAAAAGGAgctgcctggccccagcccccatGAGGCAAAG CAAAAAATGCCAGGAGACCTGGAGAGCAGACAAGCAG ATGCATGGAAGCATCTACAAAGGGGTCCCTCTGCAGGTGCGAGGTCAGGTTAA